Proteins from a genomic interval of Pseudomonas silesiensis:
- a CDS encoding sarcosine oxidase subunit gamma, whose amino-acid sequence MTSLKEQPRVGRQTLAPLPGCSLTDLTDLPRVGFRGAHSAEYLRSRGFALPDAPNRAVTQADGSLVARLSQSEYLLLGSPEDQGQRLADEEARWELDHQANYLLPRQDSHAWFQLTGDNPSEVMAKLCGVDLSPQAFGPGAVAQTSAARINVIVINAGSARQTSLHILCDRASQAYFQEALLDAMEEFKARH is encoded by the coding sequence CAGGCTGCAGCTTGACGGACCTGACCGACCTGCCGCGGGTCGGTTTCCGCGGCGCCCACAGTGCCGAATACCTGCGCAGCCGCGGTTTCGCCCTGCCCGATGCACCGAACCGCGCCGTGACTCAAGCCGATGGCAGCCTGGTGGCGCGGCTGTCGCAGAGCGAATACCTGCTGCTGGGCAGCCCCGAAGATCAGGGCCAGCGCCTGGCGGATGAAGAAGCCCGCTGGGAGCTCGATCATCAGGCCAATTACCTGCTGCCACGCCAGGACAGCCATGCCTGGTTTCAGCTGACGGGGGACAACCCGAGCGAGGTGATGGCCAAGCTCTGCGGCGTTGACCTGAGCCCCCAGGCGTTCGGCCCCGGGGCTGTGGCGCAGACGTCGGCGGCCCGCATCAACGTGATCGTGATCAACGCCGGCAGTGCGCGGCAAACGAGCCTGCACATCCTTTGCGATCGGGCGTCGCAGGCGTATTTTCAGGAGGCCCTGCTGGACGCGATGGAAGAGTTCAAAGCGCGCCATTAA